A genomic window from Pseudonocardia broussonetiae includes:
- a CDS encoding alpha/beta hydrolase, translated as MDRRDVEFDAEGVTLRGWFYPARGASGAAPTVVMAHGFSAVKEMYLDSFAEVFAAAGLNALVYDNRNFGASDGQPRQEIDPWAQVRDYRHAITYASTLPEVDATRIGIWGSSYSGGHVLVVAAIDRRVKAVVSQVPLVSGHDNLRALVRADLIAGFRGMFDSDRLARYQGDPPAMVPVVDADPTAPSALPTADSYTWFTETAKLRAPSWRNEVTLRSVEMFTEYEPITYVPYISPTPLLMLPARGDHLTPSELAIAAYGKANEPKKLSILPGGHFDAYVDGFDVSSGPARDWFLEHLA; from the coding sequence GTGGATCGTCGCGATGTCGAGTTCGACGCCGAGGGCGTGACCCTGCGCGGCTGGTTCTACCCGGCCCGGGGCGCCTCGGGCGCCGCCCCGACGGTGGTCATGGCGCACGGGTTCTCCGCCGTCAAGGAGATGTACCTCGACTCGTTCGCCGAGGTCTTCGCCGCCGCGGGGCTCAACGCGCTGGTGTACGACAACCGCAACTTCGGGGCCAGCGACGGCCAGCCGCGCCAGGAGATCGACCCGTGGGCCCAGGTCCGCGACTACCGCCACGCGATCACCTACGCGAGCACGCTGCCCGAGGTCGACGCCACGCGCATCGGCATCTGGGGCAGCAGCTACTCCGGCGGGCACGTGCTCGTCGTCGCGGCGATCGACCGCCGGGTGAAGGCCGTCGTCAGCCAGGTCCCGCTCGTGAGCGGGCACGACAACCTGCGCGCGCTGGTGCGCGCCGACCTCATCGCCGGCTTCCGCGGGATGTTCGACAGCGACCGCCTCGCCCGCTACCAGGGCGACCCGCCCGCGATGGTGCCGGTCGTCGACGCCGACCCGACGGCGCCCTCCGCGCTGCCGACGGCCGACTCGTACACGTGGTTCACCGAGACCGCGAAGCTGCGCGCCCCGTCGTGGCGCAACGAGGTGACGCTGCGCAGCGTCGAGATGTTCACCGAGTACGAGCCGATCACCTACGTCCCCTACATCAGCCCGACCCCGCTGCTCATGCTGCCCGCGCGCGGCGACCACCTCACGCCCTCCGAGCTGGCGATCGCCGCGTACGGGAAGGCGAACGAGCCGAAGAAGCTGAGCATCCTGCCCGGCGGGCACTTCGACGCCTACGTCGACGGCTTCGACGTCTCCAGCGGCCCGGCCCGCGACTGGTTCCTGGAGCACCTGGCCTGA
- a CDS encoding helix-turn-helix domain-containing protein, with translation MRAEGETWQTGDGDRAPDWQAVLSATHLPWTVSVPQVPGAPEFGARVRRWWIDDLALVDCECGPCSGTRQRRQIADTEGEFVVVLITRAGRETVSQGGVEADLRPGDAVAWDSRRPARFAVWEPLAKRSLLIPRAALDEVGGRARVTGGVRLDGLAPATRLLTTYLDTLSRALPDLPPSAVTAARNATLELFIGALRPDGAAPTTGTARPALRAAMDRYIEQHLLDDAVTPAAIATAHGVSVRTVNRVFNATGQTVGEVIRVRRLARARDELTHSDQPISAIARRWGYADTSHFSRTFKARYGTSPSDYRGSRATAGARIQHPVAPVQRGGGPGR, from the coding sequence GTGCGGGCCGAGGGCGAGACCTGGCAGACCGGCGACGGGGACCGCGCGCCGGACTGGCAGGCGGTGCTGTCCGCGACCCACCTGCCGTGGACGGTCTCCGTGCCGCAGGTGCCGGGCGCGCCGGAGTTCGGGGCGCGGGTGCGGCGCTGGTGGATCGACGACCTGGCGCTGGTCGACTGCGAGTGCGGGCCCTGCTCGGGCACGCGGCAGCGCCGGCAGATCGCCGACACCGAGGGCGAGTTCGTCGTCGTGCTGATCACGCGGGCCGGGCGGGAGACCGTCAGCCAGGGCGGGGTCGAGGCGGACCTGCGCCCCGGCGACGCGGTGGCGTGGGACAGCAGGCGGCCGGCCCGGTTCGCGGTCTGGGAGCCGCTGGCGAAGCGGAGCCTGCTGATCCCGCGGGCGGCCCTCGACGAGGTCGGCGGCCGGGCGCGCGTCACCGGCGGCGTGCGGCTCGACGGCCTCGCCCCGGCGACGCGCCTGCTCACCACCTACCTCGACACGCTGAGCCGGGCCCTGCCCGACCTCCCCCCGTCGGCGGTGACGGCGGCGCGCAACGCGACGCTGGAGCTGTTCATCGGCGCGCTGCGCCCCGACGGCGCAGCACCGACGACGGGCACGGCGCGGCCCGCGCTCCGGGCGGCGATGGACCGCTACATCGAGCAGCACCTCCTCGACGACGCCGTGACGCCCGCGGCGATCGCGACCGCGCACGGGGTGTCGGTCCGGACCGTCAACCGCGTCTTCAACGCCACCGGGCAGACCGTCGGCGAGGTGATCCGGGTGCGGCGCCTGGCCCGGGCCCGCGACGAGCTGACCCACTCCGACCAGCCGATCTCCGCGATCGCGCGCCGGTGGGGCTACGCCGACACCAGCCACTTCAGCCGCACGTTCAAGGCGCGGTACGGCACCTCCCCGAGCGACTACCGCGGGTCCCGCGCCACTGCTGGCGCGCGGATCCAACACCCTGTCGCGCCGGTTCAACGCGGTGGAGGGCCCGGGCGCTGA
- a CDS encoding aldo/keto reductase — protein sequence MQNARLGALRVSRIGLGAMTMAGVYTSGGGLDDDESIRTIHRALDLGVTHIDTAEVYGPFHSEEVVGRAVAGRRDDVVLATKFGLVSHAGGGPGTTDSSPANIRTAVEGSLRRLGTDRIDLYYQHRVDPGTPIEDVVGALAELVAEGKVLHIGLSEAGPDTIRRAHAVHPVAALQTEYSLWTRDPEEELLPLLRELGAGFVPYSPLGHGFLTGALRTPDDIPDDDWRKDNPRFVGDAFVQNLRLVDEVRAVAAEAGATAAQVALAWLLAQGDDVAPIPGTRRVARVEENTAADGVVLTADQLGRLDALTPATGARHNETAMAAVDR from the coding sequence ATGCAGAACGCCAGGCTCGGCGCGCTCCGGGTGTCCCGGATCGGTCTGGGCGCCATGACGATGGCCGGGGTCTACACCTCCGGCGGCGGCCTCGACGACGACGAGTCGATCCGCACGATCCACCGCGCCCTCGACCTCGGCGTCACCCACATCGACACCGCCGAGGTCTACGGGCCGTTCCACAGCGAGGAGGTCGTCGGGCGGGCCGTCGCGGGCCGCCGCGACGACGTCGTCCTCGCCACCAAGTTCGGCCTCGTCTCGCACGCCGGGGGTGGCCCCGGCACCACCGACAGCAGCCCCGCCAACATCCGCACCGCCGTCGAGGGCTCGCTGCGGCGCCTGGGCACCGACCGCATCGACCTCTACTACCAGCACCGGGTCGACCCGGGCACGCCGATCGAGGACGTCGTCGGTGCGCTGGCCGAGCTCGTCGCGGAGGGCAAGGTCCTGCACATCGGGCTGTCCGAGGCCGGCCCCGACACGATCCGTCGCGCCCACGCCGTGCACCCGGTCGCCGCCCTGCAGACCGAGTACTCGCTGTGGACGCGGGACCCCGAGGAGGAGCTGCTGCCGCTGCTGCGCGAGCTCGGCGCCGGTTTCGTCCCGTACTCGCCGCTGGGGCACGGGTTCCTCACCGGCGCGCTGCGCACCCCCGACGACATCCCCGACGACGACTGGCGCAAGGACAACCCCCGCTTCGTCGGCGACGCGTTCGTGCAGAACCTGCGCCTCGTCGACGAGGTGCGCGCGGTCGCCGCGGAGGCCGGCGCCACCGCCGCGCAGGTCGCGCTGGCCTGGCTGCTCGCGCAGGGCGACGACGTCGCGCCGATCCCCGGCACCCGCCGGGTCGCCCGCGTCGAGGAGAACACCGCGGCCGACGGCGTCGTCCTCACCGCCGACCAGCTCGGTCGGCTCGACGCGCTCACTCCCGCCACCGGCGCCCGCCACAACGAGACCGCCATGGCCGCGGTCGACCGCTGA
- a CDS encoding helix-turn-helix domain-containing protein: MDDREAARSAVREFLTSRRGRITPADAGLPAQSTRRRVKGLRREEVALLAGMSPEYYVRLERGQATGPSAGVVDAVAAVLRLDADERAHLGRLLAALTPEARRRKPAPAADPVTPGVRVLLDALDHLPAVVLNARLDVVAVNRLGRVLYAPVFDVPGPPNAARLLFLDEPRARELFPHYDRIAADTVAMLRIEAGRHPDDPRLLELVGQLSTRSAGFRTRWAANDVRAHRGGTKTFRHPVVGEITLPYENLAVDAADGQVLTVFTPRPGSPEADAMRLLASWTASAQ; this comes from the coding sequence ATGGACGACAGGGAGGCCGCGCGGTCCGCCGTCCGCGAGTTCCTCACCTCGCGCCGCGGGCGGATCACCCCCGCCGACGCCGGCCTCCCCGCGCAGAGCACCCGACGCCGGGTGAAGGGCCTGCGCCGCGAGGAGGTCGCCCTCCTCGCGGGAATGAGCCCCGAGTACTACGTGCGGCTGGAGCGCGGGCAGGCCACCGGGCCGTCCGCCGGGGTCGTCGACGCCGTCGCCGCCGTGCTCCGCCTCGACGCCGACGAGCGCGCCCACCTCGGCCGCCTGCTCGCCGCGCTCACCCCCGAGGCCCGCCGCCGGAAGCCGGCCCCGGCCGCCGACCCGGTGACGCCCGGCGTCCGGGTGCTGCTCGACGCGCTGGACCACCTGCCGGCGGTGGTGCTGAACGCGCGGCTCGACGTCGTGGCCGTCAACCGCCTGGGCCGCGTCCTCTACGCGCCGGTGTTCGACGTGCCCGGCCCGCCGAACGCCGCACGCCTGCTGTTCCTCGACGAGCCGCGCGCCCGGGAGCTGTTCCCGCACTACGACCGGATCGCCGCCGACACCGTCGCGATGCTGCGGATCGAGGCCGGCCGACACCCGGACGACCCGCGGCTGCTCGAGCTGGTCGGGCAGCTGTCCACCCGCAGCGCCGGCTTCCGCACCCGCTGGGCGGCGAACGACGTCCGCGCCCACCGCGGGGGCACGAAGACGTTCCGGCACCCGGTCGTCGGCGAGATCACGCTGCCCTACGAGAACCTCGCCGTCGACGCGGCCGACGGCCAGGTCCTCACCGTCTTCACCCCGCGGCCCGGGTCACCCGAGGCCGACGCGATGCGCCTGCTGGCCAGCTGGACCGCGAGCGCTCAGTAG
- a CDS encoding tautomerase family protein, producing MPFYQFTVPRGGATLAHRAEVAAAVTRVHAEVTGAPAAYVHCSFTEVESGSIYVAGEPVTSPRMVGLIRTGRSVEVRARLMHGIADAWTAITGEDKAALALFVVEIPGANVMEDGVVLPEITEDAGAVY from the coding sequence GTGCCCTTCTACCAGTTCACCGTTCCCCGCGGCGGCGCGACGCTCGCGCACAGGGCCGAGGTCGCCGCGGCGGTGACGCGGGTGCACGCCGAGGTCACCGGGGCACCGGCGGCGTACGTGCACTGCTCGTTCACCGAGGTCGAGAGCGGGAGCATCTACGTGGCCGGCGAGCCCGTCACGTCGCCGCGGATGGTCGGGCTGATCCGCACCGGGCGGTCCGTGGAGGTCCGGGCCCGGCTGATGCACGGCATCGCCGACGCGTGGACCGCGATCACCGGCGAGGACAAGGCGGCGCTGGCCCTGTTCGTCGTGGAGATCCCGGGGGCGAACGTGATGGAGGACGGCGTGGTGCTGCCCGAGATCACCGAGGACGCCGGCGCCGTCTACTGA
- a CDS encoding winged helix-turn-helix transcriptional regulator — translation MKHDELQDVYCSVARTWAVLGERWTMMILRECFRGERRYDHFRSKLGLGSGVLNDRLRVLTEQGILERVAYQEGPTRHEYVLTPKGADLYPVLLSVMAWGDKYENDVPPVRLVHRGCGHPAEPRVTCAHCAEPLGWRDMSAEFEPGAW, via the coding sequence GTGAAGCACGACGAGCTGCAGGACGTCTACTGCTCCGTCGCCCGGACGTGGGCGGTCCTCGGCGAGCGCTGGACGATGATGATCCTGCGCGAGTGCTTCCGCGGGGAGCGGCGCTACGACCACTTCCGCTCCAAGCTCGGGCTGGGCAGCGGCGTGCTCAACGACCGCCTGCGGGTGCTCACCGAGCAGGGGATCCTCGAGCGGGTGGCCTACCAGGAGGGCCCGACCCGGCACGAGTACGTCCTCACCCCCAAGGGCGCGGACCTCTACCCGGTCCTGCTGTCGGTGATGGCGTGGGGCGACAAGTACGAGAACGACGTGCCGCCCGTCCGGCTCGTGCACCGCGGGTGCGGGCACCCCGCCGAGCCCCGCGTGACGTGCGCGCACTGCGCGGAGCCCCTGGGCTGGCGCGACATGAGCGCGGAGTTCGAGCCCGGGGCCTGGTAG
- the fdxA gene encoding ferredoxin: MAYVITEACIDVQDRACMEECPVDCIYPGDRMMYIHPDECVDCGKCVPACPSQAIHSEYSVPPAQQAFVDANAVFVRTHGLRGGGEDADPVGEDHPLVAERRPR, from the coding sequence GTGGCGTACGTGATCACCGAAGCCTGCATCGACGTCCAGGACCGCGCCTGCATGGAGGAGTGCCCGGTCGACTGCATCTACCCGGGCGACCGGATGATGTACATCCACCCCGACGAGTGCGTCGACTGCGGCAAGTGCGTGCCGGCCTGCCCCAGCCAGGCGATCCACTCCGAGTACTCCGTGCCGCCCGCGCAGCAGGCCTTCGTCGACGCGAACGCGGTGTTCGTCCGGACGCACGGGCTGCGCGGCGGCGGCGAGGACGCCGACCCCGTCGGCGAGGACCACCCGCTGGTGGCCGAGCGGAGGCCGCGGTGA
- a CDS encoding NAD(P)/FAD-dependent oxidoreductase, whose protein sequence is MSAGLEADLLVVGAGPAGLYATYYAGFRGLSVVVVDALDQLGGQMSVLYPEKPVFDVAGFPRVRAQDLVDRLVEQAALAAPTYLLGHEASLLEQLPDGVVVTTDRGTRIRAGALLITGGMGRFTPRPLPAGDAFAGRGLRYAVPRPSELAGKDVLVVGGGDSAVDWALCLEPLAASVTLVHRREAFRAHERSVDDLRASSVRVLTSCEVLDVRGGDRVAEVDVTGPDGVRTLAVDEVVAALGFRADLTALSSWGVELDRRYVRVDRSMRTNLPRVFAAGDVTAFDGKVRLISVGFGEAALAVNNLVPVVRPDLPVTPGHSSDAA, encoded by the coding sequence GTGAGCGCCGGTCTCGAGGCCGACCTCCTCGTCGTCGGCGCCGGGCCGGCCGGGCTCTACGCCACCTACTACGCCGGGTTCCGCGGGCTGTCGGTCGTCGTCGTCGACGCGCTCGACCAGCTCGGCGGGCAGATGTCGGTGCTCTACCCGGAGAAGCCGGTGTTCGACGTCGCCGGGTTCCCCCGGGTGCGGGCCCAGGACCTGGTCGACCGGCTCGTCGAGCAGGCGGCGCTCGCCGCGCCGACCTACCTGCTCGGCCACGAGGCGAGCCTGCTCGAGCAGCTCCCCGACGGCGTCGTCGTCACCACCGACCGCGGCACCCGGATCCGCGCCGGCGCGCTGCTCATCACCGGCGGGATGGGCCGGTTCACCCCGCGCCCGCTGCCCGCCGGTGACGCCTTCGCCGGACGCGGCCTGCGCTACGCCGTCCCGCGGCCGTCCGAGCTGGCAGGGAAGGACGTGCTCGTCGTCGGCGGCGGCGACTCGGCCGTCGACTGGGCGCTGTGCCTGGAGCCGCTCGCCGCGTCGGTCACCCTCGTGCACCGGCGCGAGGCCTTCCGGGCGCACGAGCGCAGCGTCGACGACCTGCGCGCGTCGTCGGTGCGGGTGCTGACCTCGTGCGAGGTGCTCGACGTGCGGGGCGGCGACCGGGTCGCGGAGGTCGACGTCACCGGTCCCGACGGCGTCCGCACCCTCGCGGTGGACGAGGTCGTGGCCGCGCTCGGGTTCCGGGCCGACCTGACGGCCCTGTCCTCGTGGGGCGTCGAGCTCGACCGGCGGTACGTCAGGGTCGACCGCTCGATGCGGACGAACCTGCCGCGCGTGTTCGCCGCGGGCGACGTCACCGCCTTCGACGGCAAGGTGCGGCTGATCTCCGTCGGGTTCGGCGAGGCCGCGCTGGCGGTCAACAACCTCGTGCCCGTGGTGCGCCCGGACCTGCCGGTGACGCCCGGCCACTCCAGCGACGCGGCCTGA
- a CDS encoding helix-turn-helix domain-containing protein, whose protein sequence is MPLLTIDTAAVAEPDRLDFWRSTVCDQFVTLDVAPASGAPVAGRVTAGSVDGTHLRRIAAGPHRFVRTPRQVRSADEDYLQVALARRGRTVVSQDGRETVIGPGDLVVYDSSRPYAFATADRFEYSVCLHPKSRLPLSRAELSAVTATPLGGRGVAALVPPLLSALDGVVGEDVPEESRRALSRTVGDLLVALVRGQVPAASTDNLHLVRARAHLRRHLGDPDLGPAQVAAACAISVRYLHRLFAAEGASVAEEIRDARLQGAWEDLRRPDLAHRGIGVVAARWGMPDPAAFSRAFRVRFGRSPRDHRAAWT, encoded by the coding sequence ATGCCCCTGCTGACGATCGACACCGCCGCCGTCGCCGAGCCCGACCGCCTCGACTTCTGGCGCTCCACGGTGTGCGACCAGTTCGTCACGCTCGACGTGGCGCCCGCGTCCGGCGCCCCGGTCGCGGGACGGGTGACGGCCGGGTCCGTCGACGGCACCCACCTGCGCCGGATCGCGGCGGGTCCGCACCGGTTCGTCCGGACCCCGCGCCAGGTCCGCTCCGCCGACGAGGACTACCTCCAGGTCGCCCTCGCCCGCCGCGGCCGGACCGTGGTCTCCCAGGACGGCCGGGAGACCGTGATCGGGCCGGGCGACCTCGTCGTCTACGACAGCAGCCGCCCGTACGCCTTCGCCACCGCCGACCGCTTCGAGTACTCGGTCTGCCTGCACCCCAAGAGCCGGCTGCCGCTCTCGCGCGCCGAGCTGTCCGCGGTCACCGCGACCCCGCTGGGCGGACGCGGCGTCGCGGCGCTGGTCCCGCCGCTGCTGTCGGCGCTCGACGGCGTCGTCGGCGAGGACGTCCCCGAGGAGAGCCGGCGGGCGCTGTCCCGCACGGTCGGCGACCTGCTCGTGGCGCTGGTCCGCGGGCAGGTGCCCGCCGCGTCGACGGACAACCTCCACCTCGTGCGGGCCCGCGCGCACCTCCGCCGCCACCTCGGCGATCCCGACCTCGGGCCCGCCCAGGTCGCGGCGGCCTGCGCGATCTCGGTCCGCTACCTGCACCGGCTGTTCGCCGCCGAGGGCGCGTCCGTGGCCGAGGAGATCCGCGACGCCCGCCTGCAGGGCGCCTGGGAGGACCTGCGACGGCCCGACCTCGCGCACCGCGGGATCGGGGTGGTCGCGGCCCGCTGGGGGATGCCGGACCCGGCCGCGTTCAGCCGGGCGTTCCGGGTCCGCTTCGGCCGCTCCCCCCGTGACCACCGCGCCGCCTGGACGTGA
- a CDS encoding DUF5996 family protein, which translates to MSPTLIPAPDYATWRPTKETLHRFLQVVGKLRLAASPRRNHWWNVPLHLTGRGLTTRPMTVDGTSVFSVDLDLLDHRLDLNRDDGTRWSMDLPGRSVAGFHQGLGAGLAALGIDATIASPYPFDLPDSARPFADDHEHTAYDPVAVTAYWRVLGQVNLLLEEFAGRFSGKASPVHHFWHTMDIAHTRFSDRVVDHDPGTDPVTREAYSREVISFGFWFGDENTPEPAFYSYTAPEPPGLAERGLTPAAARWVEQRGSHLAVLTQAAALAEPDPRAAVLDFYESAYRAGAELAGWDVDELGCVDGATDRLAR; encoded by the coding sequence ATGTCGCCGACCCTCATCCCCGCACCGGACTACGCCACCTGGCGCCCGACCAAGGAGACGCTGCACCGCTTCCTGCAGGTGGTCGGGAAGCTGCGCCTCGCGGCCAGCCCGCGGCGCAACCACTGGTGGAACGTCCCGCTGCACCTGACCGGTCGCGGCCTCACCACCCGTCCGATGACCGTCGACGGCACGAGCGTGTTCAGCGTCGACCTCGACCTGCTCGACCACCGCCTCGACCTCAACCGCGACGACGGCACGCGCTGGTCGATGGACCTGCCCGGCCGGTCGGTGGCCGGGTTCCACCAGGGGCTCGGGGCCGGCCTGGCCGCGCTGGGGATCGACGCGACCATCGCCTCGCCGTACCCGTTCGACCTGCCCGACAGCGCCCGCCCGTTCGCCGACGACCACGAGCACACCGCCTACGACCCGGTCGCGGTCACGGCCTACTGGCGCGTGCTCGGGCAGGTGAACCTGCTGCTCGAGGAGTTCGCCGGGCGGTTCTCCGGCAAGGCGAGCCCGGTGCACCACTTCTGGCACACGATGGACATCGCGCACACGCGGTTCTCCGACCGCGTCGTCGACCACGACCCGGGCACCGACCCGGTGACGCGCGAGGCCTACTCGCGCGAGGTGATCAGCTTCGGGTTCTGGTTCGGCGACGAGAACACGCCCGAGCCCGCGTTCTACTCCTACACCGCGCCCGAGCCGCCCGGGCTCGCCGAGCGCGGCCTCACCCCGGCCGCGGCGCGGTGGGTGGAGCAGCGGGGCTCGCACCTCGCGGTCCTCACCCAGGCCGCCGCGCTCGCGGAGCCCGACCCGCGCGCCGCGGTGCTGGACTTCTACGAGAGCGCCTACCGCGCGGGCGCCGAGCTCGCCGGGTGGGACGTCGACGAGCTGGGGTGCGTCGACGGCGCCACCGACCGGCTTGCGCGGTAG
- a CDS encoding GyrI-like domain-containing protein: protein MTVFSPTDRTVSAGRAGPIDLPARELALTVHRGEHDDIDLTYGALGAHLAEHALVVDGPVHETYLVGPRDTASHDTDNRAAWRTEIGWPVFTTAT from the coding sequence GTGACGGTCTTCTCCCCCACCGACCGCACGGTCAGCGCCGGGCGGGCCGGCCCGATCGACCTGCCCGCCCGCGAGCTCGCCCTCACCGTCCACCGCGGCGAGCACGACGACATCGACCTGACCTACGGCGCGCTCGGCGCCCACCTCGCCGAGCACGCGCTCGTCGTCGATGGGCCGGTGCACGAGACCTACCTGGTCGGTCCGCGCGACACGGCGTCCCACGACACCGACAACCGCGCCGCGTGGCGCACCGAGATCGGCTGGCCGGTGTTCACGACGGCGACCTGA
- a CDS encoding TetR/AcrR family transcriptional regulator, giving the protein MPNRRTVLLDAAIEVLGERGVRAVTHRAVDAEAGVGAGSTANYFPTRDGLFAAIVERFAEREGQDLEELVTTSVPGTPAELGRTLATFVRHGTTRSRTLTLCRCALLVESANNPDLREHIVSTGQRVGTWFTAWLRLVGSTDPALHVHVIGNYLTGLTLHQLAMPDPHFDPTDRIVALLESLIPPPTHHPTAAPPLAGSPGRP; this is encoded by the coding sequence GTGCCGAACCGCCGGACCGTCCTGCTGGACGCCGCCATCGAGGTCCTGGGCGAGCGCGGGGTCCGGGCGGTGACGCACCGGGCGGTGGACGCCGAGGCGGGGGTGGGCGCGGGGTCGACGGCCAACTACTTCCCGACCCGCGACGGGCTGTTCGCCGCGATCGTGGAGCGGTTCGCCGAGCGCGAGGGGCAGGACCTCGAGGAGCTGGTCACCACGTCCGTCCCCGGCACGCCCGCGGAGCTGGGCCGCACGCTCGCGACCTTCGTGCGCCACGGCACCACCCGGAGCCGGACGCTGACGCTGTGCCGGTGCGCGCTGCTGGTGGAGTCGGCGAACAACCCCGACCTGCGGGAGCACATCGTCAGCACCGGTCAGCGGGTCGGCACGTGGTTCACCGCCTGGCTGCGGCTGGTCGGGTCGACCGATCCGGCCCTGCACGTCCACGTGATCGGCAACTACCTGACCGGGCTGACCCTGCACCAGCTGGCCATGCCCGACCCGCACTTCGATCCCACCGACCGGATCGTCGCGCTGCTGGAGTCACTGATCCCACCACCCACCCACCACCCGACGGCGGCCCCGCCCCTGGCCGGGAGCCCGGGCCGCCCGTAG
- a CDS encoding maleylpyruvate isomerase family mycothiol-dependent enzyme, whose translation MDPDDVWRGIDDQRRRLVDLLEDLSDDEWRQPSLCEGWTVRQVAAHVALQNTGWSAMPRAVLETIRAGGMDGAIHAVACRHAEQPTERIVAEIRERIGVWRPLPAVGYRGSAIDYLVHLQDIAIPLGRREAMPADVAAVAADSVWRSPRMFHARRRFGGHRFVATDTDWSAGEGQEVTGPVGAILLLLTGRRAGLESLTGPGAEALRAPGIRP comes from the coding sequence ATGGACCCCGACGACGTGTGGCGGGGCATCGACGACCAACGCCGTCGGCTCGTCGACCTGCTGGAGGACCTCTCCGACGACGAGTGGCGGCAGCCGTCGCTCTGCGAGGGCTGGACGGTGCGGCAGGTCGCCGCGCACGTGGCGCTGCAGAACACCGGCTGGTCGGCGATGCCGCGGGCCGTCCTGGAGACGATCCGGGCCGGCGGCATGGACGGTGCCATCCACGCGGTGGCGTGCCGGCACGCCGAGCAGCCCACCGAGCGGATCGTCGCCGAGATCCGGGAGCGGATCGGGGTCTGGCGGCCGCTCCCGGCGGTCGGCTACCGGGGCAGCGCGATCGACTACCTGGTCCACCTCCAGGACATCGCGATCCCGCTCGGTCGCCGGGAGGCGATGCCCGCCGACGTGGCCGCCGTCGCCGCCGACTCGGTGTGGCGCTCGCCGCGCATGTTCCACGCCCGTCGGCGGTTCGGCGGCCACCGGTTCGTCGCGACCGACACGGACTGGTCCGCCGGGGAGGGACAGGAGGTCACCGGGCCGGTCGGCGCGATCCTGCTGCTGCTCACCGGGCGCCGCGCCGGCCTGGAGAGCCTGACCGGACCCGGCGCGGAGGCCCTGCGCGCGCCGGGGATCCGGCCGTGA